DNA sequence from the Pseudomonas tritici genome:
TGTATCAGGCAAAACGAGTTGATGCTATCGCAGCATAAGTATCTACACATCTTGAGCGAGCCCTCTGCGTAGCAGCTGTCGAGCCCTGGCGAGGCTGCGTCAGCGGTGTGTCAGACAGACCGCAAACGCAGCCTCGCCAGGGCTCGACAGCTGCTACGCACTATCACATTGAAAATGTGTAGATATCTGTGGCTATCGCAGGCAAGCCAGCTCCCACATTCGATCTACTGCGTTACCAAAGCGCGTTCCTCCAGCAACTTCACAAAGCTGTTCAAACTCTGCGACACCGTGCCCCGGCGCCAGATCAGCCAGGTGTGCAAGATCCGGAAACTCTCCGTCAGCGGCCACACACTCACCGCCGCAAACCCCGGCATGCTTTCCAGCATGCTGCGCGGCATCAGCGCCACCCCGGCCCCGGCGCTGACGCAGGCAAGCATGCCGTGGTAGGACTCGATCTCAAAGATCTTGCCCGGTACCGCGCCGTCCTGTGAGAACCAGCGCTCAAAGTGGTGTCGGTACGAGCAGTTCGAGCGAAAGGTGTAGATGTTCTCGCCGTTCACCTCTTGCCCCCGGGTAATCGGCGCGTGATGCAGCGGCGCAATCACCACCATCTCTTCTTCAAATACCGCTACGCCCTCAAGGGTGCTGTGCAGCACCGGGCCATCAACAAACGCCGCCGTCAACCGTCCCGACAGCACGCCTTCAATCATCGTGCCCGATGGCCCGGTGCTCAGGTCCAACTCAACCTTGGTGTGCTTCTGGTTATACGCCGCCAGCAACGCCGGGATACGCACCGCCGCGGTGCTCTCCAGCGAGCCGAGGGCAAACGCGCCCTGGGGCTCCTCCCCCGCCACCGTCGCGCGGGCTTCCTGCACCAGGTCGAGGATGCGCCGCGTATAGCCGAGGAAATTCCAGCCGGCCGGCGACAGGCGCAAGCGGCTTTTCTCGCGGATAAACAATTCCACGCCCAGGTCCTGCTCCAGTTGCTTGATGCGCGTGGTCAGGTTCGACGGCACCCGATGAATCAACTGCGCGGCGGCGCTGATGCTGCCTTGCTCGGCAACGGCCTTGAAGATTTCCAGCTGCACCAGATCCACATCATTCTCCAATCGTGAACGTATTGCTTAATATTATTCAGTTTCCAGAAAAGAGATAGCCCCGTAGGCTGAACTCAACGTATTCATTCAGCAGGACGGCGCCATGAACGCAACCACCCATGCCCTCTCGATTAACCCGGCCAACGGCGAAACCGTTGGCAGCTATCCCTACGAAACCCATCAGCAACTGGACGCCGCCCTCGATCGGGCCACCAGCGCGTTCCGCACCTGGCGCCGCCAGCCAGTGAGCCAGCGCGCCGAGTTGCTGCTGAGCCTGGCCAACGCCCTGCGTGACCAAGCCGAAGAAATGGCCCAGACCATCACCCTGGAAATGGGCAAACCCATCGCCCAAGCCCGTGCCGAAATCGAAAAATGCGCGCAACTCAGCGAATGGTACGCCGCCCACGGTCCGGCCATGCTCGCCCCGGAACCGACGTTGGTGGACAACGGCAGCGCCCAGATCGAATACCGCCCGCTCGGCCCTATCCTGGCAGTCATGCCGTGGAACTTCCCCGTATGGCAAGTGCTGCGCGGCGCCGTGCCGACCATGCTTGCCGGCAACACCTACGTGCTCAAACACGCACCGAACGTAATGGGCAGCGCCTATCTGATCCAACAAGCGTTTAAAAAGGCTGGCTTCGCCGAAGGGCTGTTCGAAGTGATCAACGTGGCCAACGAAGGCGTGTCCAAAGCCATCGCCGACCCACGCATCGCCGCCGTTACCCTGACCGGCAGCGTGCGTGCCGGCATCGCCATTGGCTCCCAGGCCGGCGCTGCACTGAAAAAATGCGTGCTGGAACTCGGCGGCTCCGACCCGTTCATCGTACTCAACGACGCCGACCTCGACGCCGCCGTGCAAGCCGCCCTGATCGGCCGCTTCCAGAACAGCGGCCAAGTCTGCGCCGCCGCCAAGCGCCTGATCATCGAGGCCGGCGTGGTGGAAACATTCACCGTCAAATTCCTGGAGGCCAGCCGCGCCTTGGCGATGGGCGACCCCACCTCAGCCGCCACTTATATTGGCCCGATGGCCCGCTTTGACTTGCGCGACGAGCTGCACGGCCAGGTCCAGGCCACCCTGGAAGAAGGCGCAACCCTATTGCTGGGCGGTC
Encoded proteins:
- the ptrR gene encoding putrescine utilization regulator PtrR, translating into MDLVQLEIFKAVAEQGSISAAAQLIHRVPSNLTTRIKQLEQDLGVELFIREKSRLRLSPAGWNFLGYTRRILDLVQEARATVAGEEPQGAFALGSLESTAAVRIPALLAAYNQKHTKVELDLSTGPSGTMIEGVLSGRLTAAFVDGPVLHSTLEGVAVFEEEMVVIAPLHHAPITRGQEVNGENIYTFRSNCSYRHHFERWFSQDGAVPGKIFEIESYHGMLACVSAGAGVALMPRSMLESMPGFAAVSVWPLTESFRILHTWLIWRRGTVSQSLNSFVKLLEERALVTQ
- a CDS encoding aldehyde dehydrogenase family protein; translation: MNATTHALSINPANGETVGSYPYETHQQLDAALDRATSAFRTWRRQPVSQRAELLLSLANALRDQAEEMAQTITLEMGKPIAQARAEIEKCAQLSEWYAAHGPAMLAPEPTLVDNGSAQIEYRPLGPILAVMPWNFPVWQVLRGAVPTMLAGNTYVLKHAPNVMGSAYLIQQAFKKAGFAEGLFEVINVANEGVSKAIADPRIAAVTLTGSVRAGIAIGSQAGAALKKCVLELGGSDPFIVLNDADLDAAVQAALIGRFQNSGQVCAAAKRLIIEAGVVETFTVKFLEASRALAMGDPTSAATYIGPMARFDLRDELHGQVQATLEEGATLLLGGHKVPGAGNFYEPTVLADVTDQMTSFKQELFGPVASIITARDADHAVALANDSEFGLTASIFTTDPAKARDIANQLETGGIFVNAFSVSDPRVAFGGVKKSGFGRELSHFGVREFCNAQTVWLDRK